In Pseudoalteromonas undina, the following are encoded in one genomic region:
- a CDS encoding AzlC family ABC transporter permease: MQSIKKPVLKGFLDMLPLCLAVIPWGILCGSLAIQNGFTPFETQAMSLLVFAGSAQLVAIELIAGNTPLLTILFTTFIISSRHFLYGLAVRHKVIEQPMRWRLPVSFVLTDELFAFSHHPRAYRTKTRLIYALSAGFSFYIAWNIWTLIGIVAGTMLPDLTNLGLDFAIAATFIALVIPGIKNLATLVTVIVAGISATLLKSTGFELWLVCSALLAMSAGYAVTRLVQNKGAKK, translated from the coding sequence ATGCAATCAATTAAAAAACCAGTATTAAAAGGCTTTTTAGATATGCTGCCACTGTGTTTAGCGGTTATTCCTTGGGGCATTTTATGTGGCTCGTTAGCAATACAAAATGGCTTTACCCCATTTGAAACTCAAGCCATGTCGCTACTGGTATTTGCAGGCTCGGCGCAGCTGGTTGCAATTGAGCTCATTGCTGGTAATACCCCTCTACTAACCATTCTTTTTACCACGTTTATTATTAGCTCTCGCCATTTTTTATATGGCTTGGCAGTTCGTCACAAAGTGATTGAGCAACCCATGCGATGGCGCCTGCCTGTCAGCTTTGTGTTAACTGATGAACTATTTGCTTTTTCGCACCACCCGCGCGCCTATCGTACTAAAACCCGTTTAATTTATGCATTGAGCGCAGGTTTTAGCTTTTATATTGCGTGGAATATTTGGACCCTCATTGGCATTGTAGCCGGTACTATGCTTCCAGATCTCACTAATTTAGGACTCGATTTTGCTATTGCAGCAACTTTTATTGCCTTAGTAATTCCAGGGATTAAAAACTTAGCTACTCTAGTTACAGTCATTGTTGCAGGGATCAGTGCCACTTTATTAAAAAGCACAGGCTTTGAATTATGGTTAGTATGCTCTGCGCTTCTAGCAATGAGCGCAGGTTACGCTGTTACCAGATTAGTGCAAAATAAGGGGGCCAAAAAATGA
- a CDS encoding cytochrome b/b6 domain-containing protein, which yields MFKVKVWDGFVRSFHWLLVLSIAALYFSAEEGMIELHFVVGFFTLALISTRIIWGLFGSKTAKISVLLHSPKSVLASFAGKKTNEAGHSAPGSYMVLLFFILIIAQLVSGLMSSDGILTDGPLAQYVSSDTIDFANWLHHINFDILFYAIILHVVAIIAYKIKGKPLVKAMITGNKALATKSSEPETKSPWVAWVIFLLLLVLLMSTWGSEHLSYLLS from the coding sequence ATGTTTAAGGTAAAAGTGTGGGATGGCTTTGTAAGAAGCTTTCATTGGTTATTAGTATTGAGTATTGCTGCGCTTTATTTTAGTGCAGAAGAGGGCATGATCGAACTTCATTTTGTGGTTGGCTTTTTTACTTTAGCGCTTATTTCAACACGAATTATATGGGGCCTATTTGGCAGTAAAACAGCAAAAATATCGGTATTACTGCACTCTCCTAAATCGGTGCTTGCTTCTTTTGCTGGCAAAAAAACAAATGAGGCGGGCCATTCTGCACCTGGTAGCTATATGGTGTTATTATTTTTTATTCTGATCATAGCGCAGCTAGTAAGCGGTTTAATGAGCAGTGATGGTATTTTAACTGATGGCCCGTTAGCGCAGTATGTATCAAGTGATACCATTGATTTTGCCAATTGGTTGCACCATATCAATTTTGATATTTTATTTTATGCGATTATTTTGCATGTTGTGGCTATTATTGCTTACAAAATTAAAGGCAAACCATTAGTCAAAGCAATGATCACCGGTAATAAAGCACTAGCAACAAAAAGCTCAGAGCCAGAGACAAAGTCACCATGGGTTGCATGGGTTATATTTTTGCTACTACTAGTTTTATTAATGAGTACCTGGGGAAGTGAGCATTTAAGTTATTTGCTTAGTTAA
- a CDS encoding glutathione peroxidase, producing MHPFHQLKTTSLQGQPIDFKEFEGKVVLIVNTASECGLTYQYQSLQALHEKYASQGLIIIGFPCNQFGQQEPGDAEQIAQGCLINYGVSFLIAEKVNVNGQHTDSVFRYLKSVLPGFLTRKIKWNFTKFLVAADGTPIKRFAPITKPEKLEKVIEKALLAAKA from the coding sequence ATGCACCCATTCCATCAACTAAAGACTACCAGCCTACAAGGCCAGCCAATCGACTTTAAAGAGTTTGAAGGTAAAGTTGTATTAATCGTAAATACCGCAAGTGAATGTGGATTAACTTATCAATATCAGTCATTGCAAGCATTACATGAAAAGTATGCAAGCCAAGGTTTGATCATTATAGGCTTTCCATGTAACCAATTTGGTCAACAAGAGCCCGGCGACGCTGAGCAAATAGCGCAAGGTTGTTTAATAAATTACGGGGTTAGTTTTTTAATCGCAGAAAAAGTGAATGTAAATGGCCAGCATACAGATTCTGTTTTCCGCTATTTAAAGTCTGTACTACCGGGGTTTTTAACCCGAAAAATTAAGTGGAACTTCACTAAGTTTTTAGTAGCGGCAGATGGTACACCTATTAAGCGCTTTGCACCTATTACTAAACCTGAAAAACTAGAAAAAGTAATTGAAAAAGCTCTGCTTGCAGCTAAGGCTTAA
- a CDS encoding YggN family protein, with translation MKKLLLVSAIMCAPVAMAHNTSDSSISFSNDECNVEFKNDVRIKPNELEIFKANNQHMLFTAEGELSINGEQVALNSAQRQAMTDYTDNLRVQLPEVANIALEGVKIAGVALEEVANAFNINGLDNISALMDDIHQEVESTFYLQGTFVMGQQSFTQFGENFEQQFEKQIETAVESAVMESMGSILVALGSELMSSGGDMQAFEERMENMGAQIEEKVELHAKTLEKRANSLCDDFVEIAQQETQLTAQVPALKGYELFTIKQH, from the coding sequence ATGAAAAAATTATTATTAGTTAGCGCGATAATGTGCGCTCCAGTAGCAATGGCTCACAATACTAGCGACTCTTCAATTTCATTTAGTAACGATGAATGTAACGTTGAATTTAAGAACGATGTGCGCATCAAACCTAATGAATTAGAAATTTTTAAAGCCAATAATCAGCACATGCTATTTACCGCTGAAGGTGAGCTGTCTATCAATGGCGAGCAAGTAGCATTAAATAGTGCACAGCGCCAAGCAATGACCGACTACACAGACAATTTACGCGTGCAATTACCTGAAGTGGCCAATATTGCCCTTGAAGGGGTTAAAATTGCAGGTGTAGCATTAGAAGAGGTTGCAAATGCGTTTAATATTAACGGCCTCGATAATATTTCAGCCTTAATGGACGATATTCATCAAGAGGTTGAAAGCACCTTTTATCTGCAAGGTACTTTTGTAATGGGTCAACAAAGCTTTACTCAATTTGGTGAAAACTTTGAACAGCAGTTTGAAAAGCAAATAGAAACAGCAGTTGAATCAGCAGTAATGGAATCAATGGGCAGCATTTTAGTGGCATTGGGCTCTGAGTTAATGAGTTCAGGCGGTGACATGCAAGCATTTGAAGAGCGCATGGAAAATATGGGCGCACAAATAGAAGAAAAAGTAGAGCTGCATGCCAAAACACTTGAAAAGCGTGCAAATTCATTATGTGATGATTTTGTTGAAATAGCACAACAAGAAACGCAACTAACCGCTCAAGTTCCTGCATTAAAAGGCTATGAGCTATTTACTATTAAACAGCACTAA
- a CDS encoding AzlD domain-containing protein: MMTTILLMACITFFTRYLFLHRALPFKVGPKMQQFLSFSAPAVLTAIWVPIVFINDEGINLNWQNPYLSAAIVAIVVAYKTHNIYLTTLAGMGLFLILN; encoded by the coding sequence ATGATGACCACTATTTTACTAATGGCATGTATTACTTTTTTTACTCGCTATTTATTCTTACACCGCGCCTTGCCATTTAAAGTAGGGCCTAAAATGCAACAGTTTTTGAGCTTTAGTGCACCTGCGGTACTAACGGCGATTTGGGTGCCAATTGTATTTATAAATGACGAAGGTATTAATCTAAACTGGCAGAACCCTTATCTCAGTGCTGCCATAGTCGCTATTGTTGTTGCTTACAAAACGCATAATATTTACTTAACGACCTTGGCCGGTATGGGGCTATTTTTAATTTTAAATTAG
- a CDS encoding PA3496 family putative envelope integrity protein — protein sequence MGKTFSYDALDDDFVEDEYEMVGRNQHDKKKQKVKRKLEDYLEQKRLRKNLGEDDLNDYID from the coding sequence GTGGGTAAGACATTTAGTTACGATGCGCTAGATGATGATTTTGTTGAAGACGAATACGAAATGGTCGGGCGTAATCAACACGACAAGAAAAAGCAAAAGGTGAAAAGAAAGTTAGAGGATTACCTTGAGCAAAAACGCTTGCGTAAAAATCTAGGTGAAGATGACTTAAACGATTATATTGATTAA